The following are encoded in a window of Candidatus Nanopelagicales bacterium genomic DNA:
- a CDS encoding radical SAM protein → MHVPWCRSRCGYCDFNTYVPGALEGASPGSFVGDTRAEIALARRMLADSQVPVSTVFVGGGTPTMLKSAELVAVLEAIDTSFGLARDAEITTEANPETVTTQSLSELREGGFTRISFGMQSAVEHVLRVLDREHTPGRTVEAVGWAKSAGFEEISVDLIYGTPGESDEDWQRSLDVAVTLEPTHVSAY, encoded by the coding sequence GTGCACGTGCCCTGGTGTCGTAGCCGGTGCGGCTATTGCGACTTCAACACCTACGTTCCCGGTGCGCTGGAAGGCGCAAGCCCGGGTTCGTTCGTCGGTGATACGCGGGCGGAGATCGCGCTGGCGCGACGCATGCTGGCCGATTCACAGGTTCCCGTGTCGACCGTCTTCGTGGGCGGCGGGACACCGACCATGCTCAAGTCCGCAGAATTGGTGGCGGTGCTCGAGGCGATCGACACCTCGTTTGGGTTGGCTCGTGACGCAGAGATCACAACCGAGGCAAATCCGGAGACCGTCACCACCCAATCGCTCAGTGAGTTGCGCGAGGGCGGGTTCACCCGGATCAGCTTTGGGATGCAGAGCGCAGTGGAGCATGTCCTGCGTGTGCTGGATCGGGAACACACCCCCGGCCGAACGGTGGAGGCAGTTGGTTGGGCGAAATCGGCGGGCTTCGAGGAGATCAGCGTCGACCTCATCTACGGGACACCCGGGGAGTCGGACGAGGATTGGCAGCGATCCCTCGATGTGGCCGTAACGCTCGAGCCGACTCATGTTTCCGCGTATT